One window of the Streptomyces sp. NBC_00259 genome contains the following:
- a CDS encoding MmcQ/YjbR family DNA-binding protein, which produces MRPDRLKALCLAQNAAVEEFPFGPEYSVFKVEGKLFAITDLQATPLTVSLKCDPDEAVRLRAEHPAIVPGYHLNKRHWNTVTVGELPARMVRELIEDSYDLVVAGLTKAQRLRLDRP; this is translated from the coding sequence GTGAGGCCCGACCGGCTCAAGGCCCTGTGTCTCGCACAGAACGCGGCGGTGGAGGAGTTCCCGTTCGGGCCCGAGTACTCGGTCTTCAAGGTCGAGGGGAAGCTGTTCGCCATCACCGACCTTCAGGCCACGCCGCTGACGGTCTCGCTCAAGTGCGATCCGGACGAGGCGGTACGGCTGCGCGCGGAGCACCCGGCGATCGTCCCCGGCTACCACCTCAACAAGCGCCACTGGAACACGGTGACGGTGGGCGAGCTCCCGGCCCGTATGGTCCGCGAGCTCATCGAGGACTCGTACGACCTGGTCGTGGCGGGCCTGACGAAGGCCCAGCGGCTCCGTCTCGACCGCCCCTGA
- the era gene encoding GTPase Era, which yields MSRMSVHTPGSEAPHRAGFACFVGRPNAGKSTLTNALVGQKVAITSKKPQTTRHTVRGIVHRPDLNAQLVLVDTPGLHKPRTLLGERLNDVVRTTWAEVDVIGFCLPADEKVGPGDRFIAKELAGIKKTPKVAIVTKTDLVDSKTLAEQLIAIDQLGKEVGIEWAEIVPVSAVGDKQVALLADLLVPLMPESPPLYPEGDLTDEPEQVMVAELIREAALEGVRDELPHSIAVVVEEMLPREDRPADKPLLDIHANVYIERPSQKGIIIGPKGSRLKEVGTKSRKHIEALLGTPVFLDLHVKVAKDWQRDPKQLRKLGF from the coding sequence ATGTCCCGCATGAGCGTTCACACCCCTGGATCCGAGGCCCCGCACCGCGCCGGCTTCGCCTGCTTCGTCGGCCGTCCCAACGCGGGCAAGTCCACCCTCACGAACGCTCTGGTCGGGCAGAAGGTGGCGATCACCTCGAAGAAGCCCCAGACCACGCGCCACACCGTCCGGGGCATCGTGCACCGCCCCGATCTCAACGCCCAGCTCGTGCTCGTGGACACGCCCGGTCTGCACAAGCCGCGCACCCTGCTCGGTGAGCGGCTCAACGACGTCGTACGGACCACCTGGGCCGAGGTCGACGTGATCGGCTTCTGCCTGCCGGCCGACGAGAAGGTCGGCCCGGGGGATCGTTTCATCGCCAAGGAGCTGGCGGGGATCAAGAAGACCCCGAAGGTCGCGATCGTGACGAAGACCGACCTGGTGGACTCCAAGACCCTCGCCGAGCAGCTGATCGCCATCGACCAGCTCGGCAAGGAGGTCGGCATCGAATGGGCGGAGATCGTCCCGGTCTCGGCGGTCGGCGACAAGCAGGTCGCGCTGCTCGCTGACCTCCTCGTCCCGCTGATGCCCGAGAGCCCGCCGCTCTACCCGGAGGGCGATCTCACCGACGAGCCCGAGCAGGTCATGGTCGCCGAGCTGATCCGCGAGGCCGCGCTCGAAGGCGTACGGGACGAACTGCCGCACTCCATCGCGGTCGTCGTCGAGGAGATGCTGCCGCGCGAGGACCGCCCGGCGGACAAGCCGCTCCTCGACATCCACGCCAACGTCTACATCGAGCGCCCCAGCCAGAAGGGCATCATCATCGGCCCGAAGGGCAGCCGCCTCAAGGAGGTCGGCACCAAGTCCCGCAAGCACATCGAGGCGCTGCTCGGTACGCCCGTCTTCCTCGATCTGCACGTGAAGGTAGCGAAGGACTGGCAGCGGGACCCGAAGCAGCTGCGCAAGCTCGGTTTCTGA
- a CDS encoding M4 family metallopeptidase, translating into MDSFMPVFCGIVPPHLLDKLARAGDPAVAAAARRTLVADAAHRTGRRLTTVVGAPAPAQAVEEGPQRTVYDARHRTVLPGTKVRSEGGEPVRDATVNRAYAGLGATFELLLTAYGHDSIDGSGLPLDATVHYDENYGNAFWNGEQMVFGDGDGEIFLDFTVAVDVIAHELAHGFTQYSANLTYFGQPGALNESVSDVFGSLVKQYTLDQTADEADWLIGAGLLAPRVSGVALRSMKAPGTAYDDDVLGKDPQPATMDDYVRTGRDNGGVHINSGIPNHAFHLLATQLGGKAWERAGQIWYDTMTSGNLQVDASFTDFAKETVTAAAARYGQGTEHEAVVKAWSQVGVATG; encoded by the coding sequence ATGGATTCCTTCATGCCCGTCTTCTGCGGCATCGTGCCTCCGCACCTGCTCGACAAGCTCGCCCGGGCCGGTGATCCGGCCGTCGCCGCCGCGGCCCGCCGCACCCTGGTCGCGGACGCCGCCCACCGCACCGGCCGCCGGCTGACCACCGTCGTCGGCGCCCCCGCCCCCGCGCAGGCCGTCGAGGAGGGGCCGCAGCGGACCGTCTACGACGCACGGCACAGGACGGTGCTGCCCGGCACCAAGGTGCGCTCCGAAGGCGGCGAGCCGGTCCGGGACGCCACGGTCAACCGCGCGTACGCGGGCCTCGGCGCGACGTTCGAGCTCCTGCTGACCGCGTACGGACACGACTCGATCGACGGCAGCGGGCTGCCGCTCGACGCGACCGTCCACTACGACGAGAACTACGGCAACGCCTTCTGGAACGGCGAGCAGATGGTGTTCGGCGACGGGGACGGGGAGATCTTCCTCGACTTCACCGTGGCGGTCGACGTCATCGCCCACGAGCTGGCACACGGCTTCACCCAGTACTCGGCGAACCTCACCTACTTCGGCCAGCCGGGCGCCCTGAACGAGTCCGTCTCCGACGTCTTCGGCTCACTGGTGAAGCAGTACACCCTCGACCAGACCGCCGACGAGGCCGACTGGCTGATCGGCGCCGGGCTGCTCGCACCCCGGGTCAGCGGGGTGGCGCTGCGGTCGATGAAGGCACCGGGCACGGCGTACGACGACGATGTGCTCGGCAAGGACCCGCAGCCCGCGACGATGGACGACTACGTCCGCACCGGCCGGGACAACGGAGGCGTCCACATCAACTCCGGCATCCCCAACCACGCCTTCCACCTGCTCGCCACCCAGCTCGGCGGCAAGGCGTGGGAGCGGGCCGGGCAGATCTGGTACGACACGATGACCTCGGGGAACCTGCAGGTCGACGCGTCGTTCACGGACTTCGCCAAGGAGACGGTCACGGCCGCGGCGGCCCGCTACGGTCAGGGCACGGAGCACGAGGCGGTCGTCAAGGCCTGGTCCCAGGTGGGCGTGGCGACCGGCTGA
- a CDS encoding MFS transporter, which produces MSSRLRAAWPLVAVFTVGHLAAYLLPTVVGRLSTGLGLTPAQAGLLGSALLLSSATAGFGQAFLSMPVRLPFRVGPTARAGHGTPAPRGERHGPRRLARLGLLLAAAGYGAAAATSAVPVVVAGTVVGGFGSGTAAAVAAVGIAAQRDPHRVSALGLLTVSASAGALYLTIPRLGGGHALPFAALAAAALVMWPATRRLDGAGTRAGLPGVPEARLPIAPLPRRRSGAVLAVTMLCWSMAQNALWGVSGRIGVTQAGLSEVTVGAVFAVALGAGLTGVVAAGALGTRLGRAMPIGVGTALIACCIVISSSARDLTSFATGEILWNAFYPVVLSYLLGLAASLDRHGRWAVLAGSASSLGVACGPLAGSLLSEYTGYPGMGLVLCVGLLLVAVPMTAVAVHTSGRRLRPVPVPLPVPDAAPSRTAKVLAS; this is translated from the coding sequence ATGTCCTCGCGCCTGCGCGCCGCGTGGCCGCTCGTCGCCGTCTTCACCGTCGGCCACCTTGCCGCCTACCTCCTGCCGACCGTCGTCGGCCGTCTCTCCACCGGACTCGGGCTCACGCCCGCCCAGGCCGGTCTCCTCGGTTCGGCACTGCTGCTGAGTTCGGCGACGGCGGGATTCGGCCAGGCCTTCCTCAGCATGCCGGTCCGGCTGCCGTTCCGGGTAGGCCCCACCGCCCGGGCCGGCCACGGAACACCGGCGCCGCGCGGCGAGCGCCACGGTCCCCGCCGGCTCGCCCGACTGGGGCTGCTGCTCGCCGCGGCGGGGTACGGGGCCGCCGCGGCCACCTCGGCGGTGCCCGTGGTCGTCGCGGGCACCGTGGTGGGCGGCTTCGGTTCGGGCACGGCGGCGGCGGTCGCCGCGGTGGGGATCGCCGCCCAGCGCGATCCCCACCGGGTGTCGGCGCTCGGCCTGCTCACGGTGTCGGCGAGCGCCGGCGCGCTCTACCTGACGATCCCGCGCCTCGGGGGCGGTCACGCGCTGCCGTTCGCGGCGCTGGCGGCGGCCGCGCTCGTGATGTGGCCCGCGACGCGGCGGCTGGACGGTGCCGGGACGCGGGCCGGCCTCCCGGGCGTACCCGAGGCTCGCCTTCCGATCGCCCCGCTGCCCCGGCGGCGATCCGGTGCCGTGCTCGCGGTCACGATGCTCTGCTGGTCGATGGCACAGAACGCGCTGTGGGGCGTCAGCGGCCGGATCGGCGTCACCCAGGCCGGACTGAGCGAGGTCACCGTCGGTGCGGTGTTCGCCGTGGCGCTGGGCGCCGGGCTCACGGGCGTCGTCGCGGCCGGGGCGCTGGGGACACGGCTCGGGCGGGCGATGCCGATCGGCGTGGGCACCGCGCTCATCGCCTGCTGCATCGTGATCAGTTCGTCGGCGCGGGACCTGACGAGCTTCGCCACGGGCGAGATCCTGTGGAACGCCTTCTACCCGGTGGTCCTGTCGTACCTGCTCGGCCTCGCCGCATCGCTCGACCGGCACGGGCGGTGGGCGGTCCTCGCGGGCTCGGCGTCGTCCCTGGGCGTGGCGTGCGGACCGCTCGCGGGCAGCCTGCTGTCCGAGTACACCGGCTACCCCGGCATGGGTCTCGTCCTGTGCGTGGGACTGCTCCTGGTGGCCGTGCCGATGACCGCGGTGGCCGTGCACACGTCGGGACGTCGCCTGCGCCCGGTGCCCGTGCCCCTGCCCGTGCCGGACGCGGCGCCGTCCCGTACCGCGAAGGTGCTCGCTTCCTGA
- the ybeY gene encoding rRNA maturation RNase YbeY, protein MSIDVNNESGTEIDERAILDIARYALARMRIHPLSELSVIVVDTDAMEQLHIQWMDLPGPTDVMSFPMDELRPPVKDDEEPPQGLLGDIVLCPEVAQKQGEEAPTQHSMDEELQLLTVHGVLHLLGYDHEETDERAEMFGLQAAIVDGWRAEKGLTGPSPAPTVS, encoded by the coding sequence ATGTCGATCGACGTCAACAACGAGTCCGGCACCGAGATCGACGAGCGGGCGATCCTCGACATCGCCCGCTATGCGCTCGCCAGGATGCGTATTCACCCGCTGTCCGAGCTCTCGGTGATCGTTGTGGACACCGACGCCATGGAGCAGCTCCACATCCAGTGGATGGACCTGCCGGGCCCCACGGATGTCATGTCCTTTCCCATGGACGAGCTGCGCCCGCCGGTCAAGGACGACGAGGAGCCCCCGCAGGGGCTCCTCGGCGACATCGTCCTGTGCCCCGAGGTGGCCCAGAAGCAGGGCGAGGAAGCACCCACCCAGCACTCCATGGACGAGGAGCTCCAGCTCCTCACCGTCCATGGAGTGCTGCACCTGCTCGGTTACGACCACGAGGAGACCGACGAGCGCGCCGAGATGTTCGGTCTGCAGGCCGCGATCGTCGACGGCTGGCGGGCGGAGAAGGGCCTGACGGGTCCGTCCCCGGCGCCGACCGTCTCATGA
- a CDS encoding protealysin inhibitor emfourin, with protein sequence MRIHVRRTGGFAGIEKVAEVDTADRPDAQEWHALAEQAVKSGRDTPPVGVPDGFQYQLTVDGRTVYCADPRLTEEQRTLISMVLKQGA encoded by the coding sequence ATGCGTATTCACGTACGACGCACCGGTGGATTCGCCGGCATCGAGAAGGTCGCCGAGGTGGACACCGCGGACCGGCCCGACGCCCAGGAGTGGCACGCCCTGGCCGAACAGGCCGTGAAGAGCGGCCGGGACACGCCCCCGGTGGGGGTGCCGGACGGATTCCAGTACCAGCTGACGGTCGACGGGAGGACGGTGTACTGCGCCGATCCACGGCTCACCGAGGAGCAGCGCACGCTGATCTCGATGGTGCTGAAGCAGGGCGCGTAG
- a CDS encoding WxL protein peptidoglycan domain-containing protein encodes MRRLSAPLLAVIALLLLYAAPGTSHAADNGEWSVEPAASALGGRPYFYLSADPGTRLTDKVTVTNKTAAPLTFLLYAADAYNTARDGGFAVRTQDERQRGVGAWAKPERDRVTVPARSSVTVPYTLTVPENAEPGDHPGALVALDERVAAGSGSVAVGVRRAVGARVYLRVNGPTMAALSVEDVTYAPDTPLVPGAGDSSALVSYTLHNRGNVTLNPKVALRAEGLFGRTLLARELKRIPGELLPRQKIRLTERWAGAPQLDWGEVTLTASARDVRESGAVSFFALPWLVAVVLLTGGAGAFVWLRLRARTARGT; translated from the coding sequence GTGCGCAGACTGTCCGCACCGCTCCTGGCCGTGATCGCGCTCCTGCTCCTGTACGCCGCACCGGGCACCTCCCACGCCGCCGACAACGGCGAGTGGTCCGTCGAGCCCGCCGCCTCCGCGCTCGGCGGCCGCCCGTACTTCTATCTCTCCGCCGACCCCGGCACCAGGCTCACCGACAAGGTCACCGTCACCAACAAGACCGCCGCCCCGCTCACCTTCCTGCTCTACGCCGCCGACGCGTACAACACGGCACGGGACGGCGGCTTCGCCGTACGCACCCAGGACGAGCGCCAGCGCGGCGTCGGCGCCTGGGCGAAGCCGGAACGCGACCGGGTCACCGTCCCCGCGCGCTCCTCCGTCACCGTCCCCTACACCCTCACCGTCCCCGAGAACGCCGAGCCCGGCGACCACCCGGGCGCCCTGGTCGCCCTCGACGAGCGCGTCGCGGCGGGATCCGGATCCGTCGCGGTCGGCGTCCGGCGGGCGGTCGGCGCGCGCGTCTACCTCCGGGTGAACGGCCCGACCATGGCCGCACTGTCGGTCGAGGACGTGACCTACGCCCCGGACACACCGCTCGTGCCCGGCGCCGGCGACAGCAGCGCGCTCGTCTCGTACACGCTGCACAATCGCGGGAACGTCACCCTCAACCCGAAGGTCGCCCTCCGCGCCGAAGGCCTGTTCGGCCGCACCCTCCTGGCCCGCGAGCTGAAGCGGATCCCCGGCGAACTGCTGCCGCGCCAGAAGATCCGGCTCACCGAGAGATGGGCGGGCGCACCGCAGCTCGACTGGGGCGAGGTGACCCTGACGGCGAGCGCACGCGACGTCCGCGAATCCGGTGCGGTGTCCTTCTTCGCCCTGCCCTGGCTGGTCGCGGTCGTCCTGCTCACAGGGGGTGCGGGCGCGTTCGTGTGGCTGCGGCTACGGGCCCGGACGGCACGCGGTACGTGA
- a CDS encoding hemolysin family protein, giving the protein MSAPLLVGAVALVIVAWLAACAEAGIARVSSFRAAEAVRSGRRGADRLVQVASDPTRYLNVALLVRVSCEMAAGVLVTYACLQEFPETWEALAVAIGVMVLVSFVAVGVSPRTIGRQHPLNTATAAAYVLLPLARIMGPVPQLLILIGNALTPGKGFAKGPFASEAELRAMVDLAEQESLIEAEERKMVHSIFELGDTLVREVMVPRTDLVCIERYKTIRQALTLALRSGFSRIPVTGENEDDIVGMVYLKDLVRKTHIKRDAEAELVSTAMRPATFVPDTKNAGDLLREMQQERNHVAVVIDEYGGTAGIVTIEDILEEIVGEITDEYDRELPPVEELGDSRYRVTARLDIGDLGELFGLDAFDDEDVETVGGLLAKFLGRVPIAGASAVVDLPDGRTLRLTAESPAGRRNKIVTVLVEPA; this is encoded by the coding sequence ATGAGCGCCCCACTCCTCGTCGGCGCGGTCGCGCTCGTCATCGTCGCCTGGCTGGCGGCGTGCGCCGAGGCCGGTATCGCCAGGGTCTCCAGCTTCCGCGCCGCCGAGGCGGTGCGCTCCGGACGGCGCGGCGCGGACCGGCTCGTGCAGGTCGCCTCCGACCCCACCCGCTATCTCAACGTGGCCCTGCTGGTGCGGGTCTCCTGCGAGATGGCGGCCGGCGTGCTCGTCACCTACGCCTGTCTCCAGGAGTTCCCCGAGACCTGGGAGGCGCTGGCCGTCGCCATCGGCGTGATGGTCCTCGTGTCCTTCGTCGCCGTGGGTGTCTCCCCGCGCACCATCGGCCGCCAGCACCCGCTGAACACGGCGACCGCCGCCGCGTACGTCCTGCTGCCGCTCGCCCGGATCATGGGCCCGGTCCCGCAGCTGCTGATCCTCATCGGTAACGCGCTGACGCCGGGCAAGGGCTTCGCCAAGGGCCCGTTCGCGAGCGAGGCCGAGCTGCGCGCCATGGTCGACCTCGCCGAGCAGGAGTCGCTGATCGAGGCCGAGGAGCGCAAGATGGTGCACTCCATCTTCGAACTCGGCGACACCCTCGTGCGGGAGGTCATGGTGCCGCGGACGGACCTCGTCTGCATCGAGCGCTACAAGACCATCCGCCAGGCCCTCACCCTCGCCCTGCGCTCCGGCTTCTCCCGCATCCCCGTCACCGGGGAGAACGAGGACGACATCGTCGGCATGGTGTATCTCAAGGACCTCGTCCGCAAGACGCACATCAAGCGGGACGCCGAGGCCGAGCTGGTCTCCACGGCCATGCGCCCGGCCACCTTCGTCCCCGACACCAAGAACGCGGGCGATCTCCTCCGCGAGATGCAGCAGGAACGCAACCATGTCGCGGTCGTCATCGACGAGTACGGCGGCACGGCGGGCATCGTCACCATCGAGGACATCCTGGAGGAGATCGTCGGCGAGATCACCGACGAGTACGACCGCGAACTGCCTCCCGTCGAGGAGCTCGGCGACTCCCGCTACCGCGTCACCGCCCGGCTCGACATCGGCGACCTCGGAGAGCTGTTCGGTCTCGACGCCTTCGACGACGAGGACGTCGAGACCGTCGGCGGACTGCTCGCCAAGTTCCTCGGCCGCGTCCCGATCGCCGGCGCGAGCGCGGTGGTCGACCTGCCCGACGGCCGCACCCTTCGGCTGACCGCCGAGTCACCGGCCGGCCGGCGGAACAAGATCGTCACGGTGCTGGTGGAGCCCGCGTGA
- a CDS encoding carbohydrate kinase family protein: MGGLRTGGDPQCDVFLTGTVFLDIVFTGLDSAPVRGTESWARGMGQSPGGVANMATALARLGLRTSLAAAFGDDFYGDYCWDALEQGEGIDLSRSRTVPGWHSPVTVSMAYEGERTMISHGHEAPPADRLPAGTPRARAAVASLVPDRSETWIAEAAGRGARIFADVGWDETGRWDLAALHDLGLCEAFLPNAQEAMRYTRTDCPRAAARALADRVPVVVVTLGAEGAYAVDGATGETAEVPAIEVEALDPTGAGDVFMAGFVMGTLAGWPLADRLAFAGLTAALSVQEFGGSLSAPGWSEVATWWQYVRTCADQDPEALARYGFLARLLPAPDRPWPLRRALPTIGFRRPA, translated from the coding sequence TTGGGCGGGCTGCGCACCGGAGGGGACCCGCAGTGCGACGTGTTCCTCACCGGCACGGTCTTCCTCGACATCGTCTTCACCGGGCTGGACAGCGCGCCGGTGCGGGGCACCGAGTCCTGGGCGCGCGGGATGGGCCAGAGCCCCGGCGGCGTCGCCAACATGGCCACCGCACTCGCCCGGCTCGGTCTGCGCACCTCGCTCGCCGCCGCCTTCGGCGACGACTTCTACGGCGACTACTGCTGGGACGCCCTGGAACAGGGCGAGGGCATCGACCTGTCCCGGTCGCGGACCGTACCGGGCTGGCACTCCCCGGTGACGGTCTCGATGGCGTACGAGGGCGAGCGGACGATGATCTCGCACGGCCACGAGGCGCCGCCCGCCGACCGGCTCCCGGCGGGAACGCCGCGCGCCCGGGCCGCCGTCGCCTCCCTCGTGCCCGACCGCAGCGAGACCTGGATCGCGGAGGCCGCGGGCCGCGGCGCCCGGATCTTCGCCGACGTCGGCTGGGACGAAACCGGCCGCTGGGATCTTGCGGCGCTGCACGACCTGGGGCTGTGCGAGGCGTTCCTGCCCAATGCGCAGGAGGCGATGCGCTACACCCGCACCGACTGCCCGCGCGCGGCCGCCCGGGCGCTGGCGGACCGGGTGCCGGTCGTCGTCGTCACGCTCGGTGCGGAGGGCGCGTACGCCGTGGACGGCGCCACCGGCGAGACCGCGGAGGTCCCGGCGATCGAGGTGGAGGCGCTGGATCCGACGGGGGCGGGAGACGTCTTCATGGCCGGTTTCGTCATGGGCACCCTCGCCGGCTGGCCCCTCGCGGACCGGCTCGCCTTCGCCGGGCTGACCGCCGCGCTCTCCGTGCAGGAATTCGGCGGCTCCCTGTCCGCGCCCGGCTGGTCCGAGGTGGCGACCTGGTGGCAGTACGTGCGGACCTGCGCGGACCAGGACCCGGAGGCGCTGGCCCGCTACGGCTTCCTGGCCCGCCTCCTGCCCGCCCCGGACCGCCCCTGGCCGCTGCGCCGCGCCCTCCCCACCATCGGCTTCCGCCGCCCCGCCTGA
- a CDS encoding beta-xylosidase: protein MATAGPSSRRSADRGSAGRRRRWAAALGVTALAVAGAGVTAPSAGAQATASATASVSVDFPTHCVPPPIAGIPPIDGTTTAQITVDNAAPKVGDTVTVTYKVTKPAAGNPVNIALPADIMTPTGKVTLTGAQSGSVTVTGPKKNPPVPGLGEFPPFDMTGTFTVTAPGEIKLSPGDYNIHTSYVLELDTPCTVTNPPAPVSETVVATDDGGPVNERTITLGTASGKPGDRVTVTGAGFTPNTDVTVAGWNGSAPTADKLTSKSTATGGFTFRPKINDPATVGIVAFEGSGWDPAKGAGPAAYTLVGDVPPLSQQLNTLVASGTLSMTQAGDSVQLTPVDFGQGGSSTGDLNAVTVKDFRGGPAGWSLTGRVTDFSGPGGKIDAGKLSWTPSCSTKAGSPSTCAAGSAGVVGSAGATLAATPNGAMTGGEFTVGAKVALDVPAFTAPGAYTGVLTLTLT from the coding sequence ATGGCAACCGCAGGTCCGTCGAGCCGAAGATCTGCCGACCGAGGATCCGCCGGGCGAAGACGCCGCTGGGCCGCAGCTCTGGGGGTGACCGCGCTCGCGGTCGCCGGCGCAGGAGTGACGGCACCGTCGGCCGGCGCCCAGGCGACGGCGTCCGCGACGGCATCCGTGTCGGTGGACTTCCCCACGCACTGCGTGCCGCCGCCCATCGCCGGCATCCCGCCGATCGACGGCACCACCACCGCCCAGATCACCGTCGACAACGCCGCCCCCAAGGTGGGCGACACCGTCACGGTGACGTACAAGGTCACCAAGCCGGCGGCCGGCAACCCCGTCAACATCGCGCTGCCCGCCGACATCATGACCCCGACCGGCAAAGTGACCCTGACCGGCGCCCAGTCCGGCTCCGTCACGGTCACCGGGCCCAAGAAGAACCCGCCCGTGCCGGGCCTGGGCGAGTTCCCGCCGTTCGACATGACCGGCACCTTCACGGTCACCGCGCCCGGCGAGATCAAGCTGTCGCCCGGCGACTACAACATCCACACCAGCTACGTCCTCGAGCTGGACACCCCCTGCACGGTGACGAATCCGCCCGCGCCCGTCTCCGAGACGGTCGTCGCGACGGACGACGGCGGCCCGGTGAACGAGCGCACCATCACGCTCGGCACGGCCTCCGGGAAGCCCGGTGACCGGGTGACCGTCACCGGCGCCGGGTTCACACCGAACACCGATGTCACCGTCGCCGGCTGGAACGGCTCCGCGCCGACCGCCGACAAGCTCACCTCCAAGTCGACGGCCACGGGCGGCTTCACCTTCCGGCCGAAGATCAACGATCCGGCGACCGTCGGCATCGTGGCGTTCGAGGGCTCGGGCTGGGATCCGGCGAAGGGCGCGGGCCCGGCCGCGTACACCCTCGTCGGGGACGTGCCCCCGCTCAGCCAGCAGCTCAACACCCTCGTGGCGAGCGGCACCCTGTCCATGACCCAGGCCGGCGACAGCGTTCAGCTGACACCCGTCGACTTCGGCCAGGGCGGCTCCTCGACCGGGGACCTGAACGCGGTCACGGTCAAGGACTTCCGCGGCGGCCCCGCGGGCTGGTCCCTGACCGGCAGGGTCACCGACTTCAGCGGGCCCGGCGGGAAGATCGACGCCGGCAAGCTGAGCTGGACCCCCTCCTGCAGCACCAAGGCGGGCAGTCCCAGCACCTGCGCGGCGGGCTCCGCGGGCGTCGTCGGCAGCGCAGGAGCGACCCTGGCGGCCACGCCCAACGGGGCGATGACCGGCGGTGAGTTCACCGTCGGCGCGAAGGTGGCACTGGACGTCCCGGCGTTCACGGCCCCCGGCGCCTACACCGGTGTGTTGACCCTCACCCTCACCTGA
- a CDS encoding PhoH family protein, which produces MTQTPNAQTRPLRPAGVEATPAPGQARAQFTVPAKHPMVTVLGSGDALLRVIEKAFPAADIHVRGNEVSAVGDEREVALIQRLFDEMMLVLRTGQPMTEDAVERSIAMLRASENGTGPDETPAEVLTQNILSSRGRTIRPKTLNQKRYVDAIDKHTVVFGIGPAGTGKTYLAMAKAVQALQSKQVNRIILTRPAVEAGERLGFLPGTLYEKIDPYLRPLYDALHDMIDPDSIPRLMAAGTIEVAPLAYMRGRTLNDAFIILDEAQNTNPEQMKMFLTRLGFESKIVITGDVTQVDLPGGTKSGLRQVREILDGVPDVHFSLLTSQDVVRHRLVGRIVDAYEQYDSRNGTNGK; this is translated from the coding sequence ATGACTCAGACACCCAACGCCCAGACCCGCCCCCTACGCCCCGCGGGCGTGGAGGCCACCCCAGCGCCGGGGCAGGCACGAGCCCAGTTCACCGTCCCCGCCAAGCATCCGATGGTGACCGTTCTCGGTTCGGGCGACGCCCTGCTGCGCGTGATCGAGAAGGCCTTCCCGGCGGCCGACATCCATGTCCGGGGCAATGAGGTCAGCGCGGTCGGCGACGAGCGGGAAGTCGCCCTCATCCAGCGCCTGTTCGACGAGATGATGCTGGTGCTCCGCACCGGACAGCCGATGACGGAGGACGCAGTGGAACGCTCGATCGCCATGCTCAGGGCGAGCGAGAACGGGACCGGGCCGGACGAGACCCCGGCCGAAGTTCTCACGCAGAACATCCTCTCCAGCCGCGGCCGCACCATCCGCCCCAAGACCCTCAACCAGAAGCGCTATGTCGACGCGATCGACAAGCACACCGTCGTCTTCGGCATCGGCCCCGCCGGTACGGGCAAGACGTACCTCGCGATGGCCAAGGCCGTCCAGGCGCTCCAGTCCAAGCAGGTCAACCGGATCATCCTGACCCGGCCCGCCGTCGAGGCCGGTGAGCGCCTCGGCTTCCTGCCCGGCACGCTCTACGAGAAGATCGACCCGTATCTGCGGCCGCTCTACGACGCACTGCACGACATGATCGACCCGGACTCGATCCCCCGCCTCATGGCGGCGGGCACGATCGAGGTCGCGCCGCTGGCGTACATGCGAGGCCGCACGCTCAACGACGCGTTCATCATCCTCGACGAGGCGCAGAACACGAATCCGGAACAGATGAAGATGTTCCTGACCCGTCTCGGCTTCGAGTCGAAGATCGTCATCACCGGTGACGTCACCCAGGTCGACCTGCCCGGCGGCACCAAGAGCGGTCTGCGCCAGGTCCGGGAGATCCTGGACGGGGTCCCGGACGTGCACTTCTCCCTGCTGACGTCACAGGATGTCGTCCGGCACAGGCTCGTCGGCCGTATCGTCGACGCGTACGAGCAGTACGACAGCCGTAACGGCACCAACGGGAAGTGA
- a CDS encoding cytidine deaminase, with the protein MTQSTDPQSAGLGPEDRKIVTLARSARARNGVPEGAAVRDETGRTYVAGTVDLSSLKLSALQTAVAMAVASGAKFLEAAAVVTEAEAVSEADRAAVRDLGGADTPVVLAGPDGTVRLSVQAG; encoded by the coding sequence ATGACGCAGAGCACCGACCCCCAGAGCGCCGGACTCGGCCCCGAGGACCGCAAGATCGTCACCCTGGCCCGTTCCGCCAGGGCCCGCAACGGCGTGCCCGAGGGCGCCGCCGTGCGCGACGAGACGGGTCGTACGTACGTCGCGGGCACCGTGGACCTCAGCTCGCTGAAGCTCAGCGCCCTGCAGACCGCGGTCGCGATGGCGGTGGCGAGCGGCGCGAAGTTCCTGGAGGCCGCGGCGGTCGTCACCGAGGCCGAGGCCGTGTCGGAGGCGGACCGAGCGGCGGTGCGCGACCTGGGCGGCGCGGACACCCCGGTCGTGCTGGCGGGCCCGGACGGCACGGTGCGGCTCTCGGTCCAGGCCGGCTGA